ATTCCGCAGGCCATTCTTCTTTCCAAATGGACGGTAGCGACCATTCATCAAAACCTGTTTTGGGCGTTTATTTATAACCTGATTGGAATTCCGCTGGCGGCCGGTGTGTTATATCCTTTCAACGGCTTTCTGCTCAACCCGATGATCGCGGGCGCGGCCATGGCACTGAGCTCGGTATCGGTGGTGGCCAATAGCCTGAGATTGAAACTTAAGCGTTTGTAGGCCGCTTTCAGTGTATCCATTAACTGTTATCCTAAATAATTACATTCAAATCGCCAATTAACAATCGTACATCCCATAAATATGGAAACCTTACAATTCAAAACCAATATCAATTGCGGAAGCTGCGTGGCAAAAGTGACGCCTTTTCTGAATCAACTGGAAAACGTGGACACCTGGAAAGTAGACACCAACAATCCCGAAAAAATATTGACGGTATCGGGCGAAGACCTTACGAGCGAACTCATTGAAACGACCGTACAAAAAGCAGGCTTTGAAGCGGCAGAAGTATAATTTCGTTCGGAGGACGGAAATTTGGAGAACGGAACACGAGGGTTTTCCGAATGTCCGTTCTCCGCTTCTCTTTTCTACGTTTTCCCGACTTGATGTAAAGCCTCTTCTCTCCTCTCCAAGCCGTTACTGGATTTCTGAACGGTTTTTCAGCGTCATAATGGGAATTTAGCATGGGCAATAATGCGGCTGCTTGCTACTCCCACCCCCTTAACTTCCTAAGCAATTGTCGATTTTCCTGCGCCAAGCCGTGCGTTTACGACACATCTTCTTTGACATTATGCAACACTGAATGACCATTTTCAAAACCTTCCAATAACATATAATCACTCGAAAAAATCACCCCCGTACGGATACATTACCCCCAAAGTCCGGCAGGTGATTCTGAGCCGGGCGGGATATTTGCCCCTCATGATGCCTGCCCGCGTACATTGTCCACATTAAGCCATAAAAAAACCATACTGAAAAGAGTCGGAACCGACAACCATGGAAGAATTCGCCTTTTTATGAGCAAGGGTCACAAAGAGGGAGGCACGACCTTAGTGCTGTTTGGGAAAATTGTATCAGGTCTACCGCCCTTGGCAGTACTTTTTATTCATTATGTTCTTTTGAATAAAAAAGTTATTGTATCACTAAGCACCGTCCAACTCCCTGCAAAAATGCATTTACGACTGTTTCTACTTTTACTGATTCCCACGTTAACCATCGCCCAAACCTCTGCTGACCTGCATTCACCGAAAGAAACGGTAGTGTTTCAGAACGGACAAAACGGCTACAAATGCTACCGCATTCCAGCCATTGTCAAAGCTCCCAACGGCGACTTACTGGCTTTTGCCGAAGCAAGGCGCAATAACTGCGGGGATTTTGGCGATGTAGAAATTGTCATGAAACGCAGCACCGACAACGGCGCTTCGTGGGGAAAACTGCAAGTGGTTGCCGACAACAGCAACGACCAGGCAGGCAATCCCGCGCCCGTCTTTGATCTGACCGATAAACGCTTTTCAAAAGGCCGATTGTTTTTATTCTACAATACAGGTATAGCCCACGAGCAGGAAGTGCGCGAAGGAAAAGCCATTCGGGAAGTGTGGTACAAAACCTGCACCGACAACGGCCAAACGTGGTCGGCCCCGGTCAATATCACAACGCAGGTGTCCAAACCCAATAAACCCGATGTCAACCCCGCCTATACGTTCAAAGAAGATTGGCGCTCCTATGCCAACACGCCCGGGCACGGCCTGCAACTGCAGAAAGGCAAATACAGGGGCCGCATTTTCATCGCGGCCAATCACTCAGCCGGGCCGCCGCAAAAGCAATCCCGTGATTACGTGGCCCACGCTTTTTACAGCGATGACCACGGCAAAACCTTCAAACTTTCGCCCAATGTAGCCTACGCGGGCAGCAACGAAGCCATTGCCGCCGAAACCTCCGACGGAAGCCTGCTTTTTAACTGTCGTAACCAATCCGGCGATGCTAAGTATCGCATTCAGGCTTTCACCAAAAACGCCGGCGAAACCTGGGACGAAGTAAAAGTCATGACCGACCTCCCCGACCCTATTTGCCAAGGGAGTATCATTGATTTTCAACCGAAAAAAGGCAAAAAAGTGTTGATTTTTTCTAACAACAACAGCCAAACCCAACGCGATAAACTGACCGTCAGGGTGAGTTATGACAACGGTAGAAGCTGGTCGGCCGGCAAAGAGATTTATGGCGCGGCAAAATCCTATGAAGACCCGTCGGCGTATTCGGATCTGGTCGTGCAGCAGGACAATTCCCTTGGAGTGTTGTATGAAAAAAATGATTATACACAGATCGTTTACGCCCAATTCAGCTATGATTGGCTGGTACAATAGTTTTCGTTGCCCGATTACAAATCGGAAACAGACTGCTTTCGGATTACAAATCCGAAAGAGCATGACATTGCCCGATATTAACGTCGGCGAGGTTTGAACGGGGACGCCTAGTCCTCACCGACGTTGGTTAAAAACCGCTTCGTGGCCTTTACGCCATTCTTCGAGTCCTTTGTGGTAACTATTCTTTTATTGTTCTTTATGATATGAAAAAGACTATTCTTCCTTTCTTCCTATTTATGTGCCTGTTGGGTACCGGATTTCTGTCTTTCAAACCCAAAGACAAGCGCCCCAACATCCTGATCCTGTTTTCGGACGATCACGCCCTGCAAGCCATCAGCGCCTACGGTAGCCCCTACATCAAAACACCCAATATCGACCGATTGGCCAAGGAAGGCGCTTTATATCAAAACATGTTTTGCACCAATTCACTTTGTGCACCGAGTCGAGCTACTTTGCTGACCGGAAAATACAGCCACAAAAATGGTCACAAAGACAACCTAACTAAGTTTAACGCAGGTCAGGATATGTACCCCAAATATCTGCAATCGGCAGGTTATCAGACAGGTTG
Above is a window of Runella slithyformis DSM 19594 DNA encoding:
- a CDS encoding sialidase family protein: MHLRLFLLLLIPTLTIAQTSADLHSPKETVVFQNGQNGYKCYRIPAIVKAPNGDLLAFAEARRNNCGDFGDVEIVMKRSTDNGASWGKLQVVADNSNDQAGNPAPVFDLTDKRFSKGRLFLFYNTGIAHEQEVREGKAIREVWYKTCTDNGQTWSAPVNITTQVSKPNKPDVNPAYTFKEDWRSYANTPGHGLQLQKGKYRGRIFIAANHSAGPPQKQSRDYVAHAFYSDDHGKTFKLSPNVAYAGSNEAIAAETSDGSLLFNCRNQSGDAKYRIQAFTKNAGETWDEVKVMTDLPDPICQGSIIDFQPKKGKKVLIFSNNNSQTQRDKLTVRVSYDNGRSWSAGKEIYGAAKSYEDPSAYSDLVVQQDNSLGVLYEKNDYTQIVYAQFSYDWLVQ
- a CDS encoding heavy-metal-associated domain-containing protein, with the translated sequence METLQFKTNINCGSCVAKVTPFLNQLENVDTWKVDTNNPEKILTVSGEDLTSELIETTVQKAGFEAAEV